In Cicer arietinum cultivar CDC Frontier isolate Library 1 chromosome 7, Cicar.CDCFrontier_v2.0, whole genome shotgun sequence, a single window of DNA contains:
- the LOC101501959 gene encoding MLO-like protein 1: protein MSGGGEGGEEGPDLQFTPTWVVALVCTVIVAVSFAVERSLHYVGKFLKKKNQKALFQALQKIKEELMLLGFISLFLTVTQNRITKICVPENWTHHMLPCSLDEKDEESKKSTSHFQTFFSSNDVFGTTRRLLGDDHPSTEETLGYCAAKGKVPLLSVEALHHLHIFIFVLAVVHVTSCVLTIVFGGLNIRRWKHWEDSITDENHETQHAPDRTVTHVHQHAFIKDHFTGFGKDSAIMGWVRSFFKQFYGSVTKLDYVTLRLGFIMTHCKANPKFNFHKYMNRALEDDFKKVVGISWYLWVYVVLFLLLNINGWHTYFWIAFIPLILLLAVGTKLEHVIIQLAHEVAEKHTAIQGELVVQPSDDHFWFHRPRIVLFLIHLILFQNSFEIAFFFWILVTYGFDSCIMGRIRYIIPRLIIGVFIQLLCSYSTLPLYALVTQMGTHFKSVIFDEQVQARLVGWAQKAKKKGLRGDNNQSNQESAHHGSSVNIQLGSIFRRGSVPENNTIVSRDEESG, encoded by the exons ATGAGTGGTGGTGGAGAAGGAGGTGAAGAAGGACCAGATTTGCAATTTACTCCAACATGGGTTGTTGCTCTTGTTTGCACTGTTATTGTTGCCGTTTCATTTGCGGTTGAACGTTCTCTTCATTATGTTGGCAAGTTTCTCAAGAAGAAAAACCAAAAAGCACTCTTTCAAGCCTTGCAAAAAATCAAAGaag AGTTGATGTTATTGGgttttatttctctgtttctgACGGTAACACAGAATAGAATTACAAAAATATGTGTTCCTGAGAATTGGACTCATCATATGCTTCCTTGTAGTCTTGATGAAAAAGATGAAGAATCCAAAAAATCCACTTCACATTTTCAGACTTTTTTCTCTTCCAATGATGTTTTCGGCACTACTAGGCGCCTTTTAGGTGATGACCATCCATCAACAGAAGAAACACTTGGATATTGTGCTGCTAAG GGCAAGGTGCCTCTATTATCAGTGGAAGCACTGCATCATCTGCATATCTTTATTTTTGTCCTAGCTGTTGTTCATGTGACTTCATGTGTTTTGACTATAGTTTTTGGAGGATTAAAT ATTCGTCGGTGGAAGCACTGGGAAGACTCTATTACAGATGAAAATCATGAAACACAACATG CGCCAGATCGAACTGTGACTCATGTTCATCAACATGCTTTTATCAAGGATCATTTTACTGGTTTTGGCAAAGATTCTGCTATAATGGGATGGGTG aGATCCTTTTTCAAGCAATTTTATGGATCTGTTACAAAGTTGGATTATGTGACATTAAGGCTTGGTTTTATTATG ACTCACTGTAAGGCAAATCCAAAGTTTAATTTTCACAAATACATGAATCGTGCCCTTGAAGATGATTTCAAAAAAGTTGTTGGTATTAG TTGGTATCTTTGGGTCTATGTGGTCCTCTTTTTGTTGCTTAATATCAATG GTTGGCACACATATTTCTGGATTGCTTTTATTCCTCTCATT CTTCTACTTGCTGTTGGAACAAAGCTAGAACATGTAATAATTCAATTAGCTCATGAAGTAGCTGAAAAACATACAGCCATACAAGGTGAATTAGTTGTTCAACCATCAGATGATCACTTCTGGTTTCATCGTCCACGCATCGTCCTCTTCTTGATTCACTTGATCCTTTTCCAAAATTCTTTTGAGATAGCATTCTTTTTTTGGATACTG GTCACATATGGTTTTGATTCATGTATAATGGGAAGAATTCGCTACATTATTCCAAGGCTCATTATTGG GGTATTTATTCAGCTGCTATGTAGTTATAGTACCCTACCATTGTACGCACTTGTCACACAG ATGGGAACTCATTTTAAGAGTGTTATATTTGATGAGCAAGTACAAGCAAGGCTTGTTGGTTGGGCACAAAAGGCAAAGAAGAAAGGATTAAGAGGTGATAATAACCAATCTAATCAAGAAAGTGCTCATCATGGTTCAAGTGTTAATATTCAGTTAGGGTCAATATTTAGAAGAGGATCAGTCCCAGAAAACAATACTATTGTTTCTAGAGATGAAGAGTCTGGATGA
- the LOC101501646 gene encoding chromo domain-containing protein LHP1-like, which yields MKGEEEMNKTTSEAPNNVPVVDFVAEERENGGDGKKDGSFAEKENTQLEKGEDEGTQLEDSVAEEEQEQDESDGQQQQEEGNEVILVGVKGGPSLGDGYFEVEAIRRKRIRKGKVEYFVKWLGWDESENTWEPPGNLVGVPDVVDAFEESFKSSKSRKRKRKHVVQHAQLKRRVERSATPYSLRCLKTGKPTNHLKPAPVSEPSNPVIPNTPAFPRTVLFADEVENNDDGSYLGKANHANDNWLVVAPQEFNENNEYDPKLSELKVTALNGNDADNLAIQFQEAMVSPEKDSQMNDQPNVAGTEPVEIGPGKPVGKRRKSILTKRFRTHSGHIPNVDASAPAQTEVTDDADRATYNAALVYNAIPDPVKPAREIVKIIRPIGFSPAVANALEQRDVLVSFIAMRSDGSEVIVDNRFLKAKYPTVLINFYEKHLRYSPRSS from the exons ATGAAGGGTGAAGAAGAGATGAACAAAACAACCTCAGAAGCTCCGAACAATGTTCCTGTTGTCGATTTTGTTGCTGAAGAGCGTGAAAATGGTGGTGATGGTAAGAAAGATGGTTCTTTTGCTGAAAAGGAGAATACCCAGTTGGAAAAAGGGGAAGATGAGGGAACCCAATTGGAAGATTCTGTTGCTgaagaagaacaagaacaagatgAATCAGATGgtcaacaacaacaagaagaAGGAAATGAGGTTATACTTGTTGGAGTTAAAGGTGGTCCTTCTCTTGGTGATGGTTACTTTGAAGTTGAAGCTATTCGTCGTAAGAGAATCCGCAAG GGTAAAGTGGAGTACTTTGTAAAATG GTTGGGATGGGATGAGTCAGAAAACACTTGGGAGCCTCCAGGAAATTTAGTTGGTGTTCCTGATGTTGTTGATGCTTTTGAGGAGAG CTTCAAATCATCCAAGAGTAGGAAGCGCAAACGCAAGCATGTGGTTCAGCATGCTCAACTCAAGAGGAGGGTGGAACGTTCTGCCACTCCTTACAGCCTTAGATGCTTAAAAACTGGCAAACCTACCAATCATTTAAAGCCTGCCCCTGTCAGTGAACCTAGTAATCCTGTTATTCCCAATACTCCCGCGTTTCCTCGGACAGTGCTGTTTGCTGATGAAGTAGAAAATAATGACGATGGAAGCTATCTTGGAAAAGCAAATCATGCTAATGATAATTGGCTCGTGGTTGCTCCTCAAGAgtttaatgaaaataatgagTATGATCCTAAGCTTAGTGAACTTAAAGTTACGGCATTGAATGGAAATGATGCAGACAACCTTGCAATACAGTTTCAAGAAGCTATGGTTTCTCCAGAAAAGGATAGTCAAATGAATGATCAACCAAATGTGGCTGGCACAGAACCGGTTGAAATTGGCCCCGGCAAGCCAGTAGGAAAACGGAGAAAATCTATTCTGACGAAGAGGTTCAGGACACATTCAGGACACATACCAAATGTTGATGCATCTGCGCCTGCACAAACAGAGGTTACTGATGATGCAGATCGGGCTACCTATAATGCGGCTCTTGTTTATAATGCAATACCGGATCCTGTTAAACCTGCCCGCGAAATTGTGAAGATTATAAGGCCAATAGGCTTTTCACCTGCAGTAGCCAACGCCTTGGAGCAGCGAGATGTTTTGGTGAGCTTCATAGCTATGAG GTCTGATGGATCAGAAGTTATAGTcgataatcgatttctcaagGCAAAATATCCGACTGTG TTGATTAATTTCTATGAGAAGCATCTGCGCTACAGTCCGAGATCATCGTGA